One window from the genome of Sulfodiicoccus acidiphilus encodes:
- a CDS encoding Dps family protein — protein MSSELVVEYLRRAVANSMSIYMNYKRYHWNTYGPLFYETHLLFDQLAGDVLKTVDEFAERIRMLDSEALGSPEEIAKGATVKFASSGMSVKAMIEQAIENHRLVIGEFKKAIRQAEEDGDPGTADVFVRNIQVHEKAEWFLREHLKEGGGLIR, from the coding sequence ATGAGTTCCGAGTTAGTTGTGGAATATTTGCGCAGAGCTGTGGCCAATAGTATGTCAATCTATATGAACTACAAGAGGTACCACTGGAATACCTACGGTCCCCTCTTTTACGAGACCCACCTTCTCTTCGATCAACTCGCCGGTGACGTCCTGAAGACAGTCGATGAGTTCGCTGAGAGGATAAGGATGCTTGACTCTGAGGCGTTAGGGAGCCCAGAGGAAATAGCGAAGGGCGCTACCGTCAAGTTCGCTTCTTCGGGAATGAGCGTTAAGGCCATGATCGAGCAGGCGATAGAGAACCACAGGCTCGTCATAGGAGAATTCAAGAAAGCGATAAGGCAAGCTGAAGAGGACGGTGATCCTGGTACGGCCGATGTGTTCGTGAGGAACATTCAAGTACACGAGAAGGCAGAGTGGTTCCTGCGAGAACACTTGAAGGAGGGTGGTGGTCTCATACGTTAG
- a CDS encoding tyrosine-protein kinase family protein yields MPQARRVEVQVEIFSSKGGVGKSSVALALSYALAESGNYVLLIDKDINGYVSRIVGIRGPGLAALIAGDGEPTMAITRRKMNTGNLTVVQLFGDFPTFVRLLPKLHHDPSIGLKIDRFIDQVLEDFDFVLGDNPPNITALDEVSVHVPSYTRHVRDGKATNVYVTDYTEQSMESVQNYALHLQSIMGGDVALVVNMIPPLPDEVYLALERARSLKKQLNSKYMALALFSETLYLRKDPEKADDFMNVMRRLAEGISSGSSCEVIQEL; encoded by the coding sequence GTGCCTCAGGCGAGGAGAGTGGAAGTGCAAGTAGAGATCTTCTCCTCAAAGGGAGGAGTGGGAAAGTCTTCGGTTGCGCTTGCTCTATCGTACGCCTTAGCTGAGTCTGGCAATTATGTACTACTGATAGATAAGGACATCAATGGATACGTGTCGAGGATTGTTGGAATAAGGGGCCCAGGACTAGCTGCCTTGATAGCTGGGGACGGCGAACCGACGATGGCCATAACGAGAAGGAAGATGAACACGGGAAACCTCACTGTGGTGCAACTCTTCGGTGACTTTCCGACCTTCGTTAGGCTGTTGCCCAAACTCCACCACGACCCCAGTATAGGGCTTAAAATAGATAGGTTCATAGATCAGGTGCTCGAAGACTTCGACTTCGTCCTAGGGGACAACCCTCCTAACATCACGGCCCTAGACGAGGTCTCTGTTCACGTCCCAAGTTACACACGACACGTACGGGATGGGAAGGCCACCAACGTTTATGTGACAGACTACACCGAGCAAAGCATGGAGTCCGTACAAAATTACGCACTTCACCTGCAGTCCATCATGGGTGGGGACGTGGCCCTAGTCGTCAACATGATACCACCTCTCCCCGACGAAGTTTACTTGGCCTTGGAAAGGGCTAGAAGTTTGAAGAAACAGTTGAACTCCAAGTATATGGCCTTAGCGTTGTTTTCTGAGACGCTTTACCTTAGAAAGGACCCTGAGAAGGCCGATGACTTCATGAACGTGATGCGTAGACTGGCAGAGGGGATCTCCTCGGGTTCGTCCTGCGAGGTCATCCAAGAACTATAG